The Oryzias latipes chromosome 16, ASM223467v1 genome includes a region encoding these proteins:
- the scx gene encoding basic helix-loop-helix transcription factor scleraxis: MTYAMLRTAPPAGRFLYGDIALLSEDDEENGSEGSGSEERTTNSSAFRLSSSSSPTSFHIKVNRKRKMCVAGGGGGLGAMVGRLGTPGSSPHVEVRQRTAANARERDRTNSVNTAFTALRTLIPTEPADRKLSKIETLRLASSYISHLGNVLLLGEGLHDGQPCHAPSPPFFHVSSSPTRGSDQSTQPKHICTFCLSNQRRMNKDRDRKTTIRS, translated from the exons ATGACATACGCCATGCTACGCACAGCGCCTCCTGCAGGCCGCTTCCTATACGGCGACATCGCTCTCCTCTCCGAAGACGATGAGGAGAATGGCAGCGAAGGCTCTGGCTCTGAGGAGCGAACCACCAACTCCTCTGCGTTTCGCTTGTCTTCCTCGTCGTCCCCAACGTCCTTCCACATCAAGGtgaacagaaagagaaaaatgtgtgtGGCTGGAGGGGGTGGAGGTCTGGGGGCCATGGTGGGGAGGCTGGGCACCCCTGGATCATCACCTCATGTGGAGGTCCGCCAGAGGACCGCCGCCAATGCCCGGGAGAGAGATCGCACCAATTCTGTGAACACAGCCTTCACAGCGCTGCGCACTCTCATCCCCACTGAGCCTGCAGACAG GAAGTTGTCGAAGATCGAGACACTACGCTTGGCCAGCAGCTACATCAGCCATCTGGGAAACGTGTTGCTTCTGGGTGAAGGGCTTCATGATGGACAGCCTTGCCACGCGCCATCGCCCCCATTTTTCCATGTCAGCTCCTCCCCCACCCGAGGATCTGACCAATCAACTCAGCCCAAGCACATCTGCACCTTCTGCCTGAGCAACCAGAGGAGAAtg AACAAAGACAGAGACAGGAAAACTACCATCCGGAGCTAA